In Papaver somniferum cultivar HN1 chromosome 1, ASM357369v1, whole genome shotgun sequence, a genomic segment contains:
- the LOC113349031 gene encoding probable ubiquitin conjugation factor E4 produces the protein MFSCSDCCTILVQFYDKFNIRHNIAELLEYLWQIAKKEKGVYLNFLNFLVSESIFLLAESLNRILELKEIEKEMANTVEWERRSAQERQKTTRQFHSQENIILIGDGRCRHASTYFRTDYNAFSSSRDSPQRKSPTLKGPKKYEFHPKILLKRDLKIDPSDAVVLPHRSLCYVY, from the exons ATGTTTTCTTGTTCTGATTGTTGTACCATTCTTGTGCAGTTTTATGACAAGTTCAACATACGTCATAATATTGCTGAACTTTTGGAGTACTTGTGGCAG ATTGCCAAAAAAGAGAAGGGAGTGTATTTGAACTTTCTGAACTTCCTGGTCAGCGAAAGTATATTTCTTCTAGCCGAAAGTCTAAACAGAATTCTGGAACTGAAAGAGATAGAAAAAGAGATGGCTAATACCGTGGAATGGGAAAGAAGATCAGCTCAAGAGAGGCAAAAAACAACCCGACAGTTCCATTCTCAAGAGAAT atCATCCTAATTGGCGATGGAAGATGTAGGCATGCTAGCACTTACTTCAGAACAGATTACAATGCCTTTTCTTCTTCCAGAGATA GCCCTCAACGGAAATCTCCTACTCTAAAGGGCCCTAAGAAGTACGAGTTCCATCCAAAGATACTGCTTAAGCGG gacctcaaaattgatcctagtgaTGCAGTTGTACTACCTCATAGGAGTTTGTGTTATGTCTACTGA